The Bradysia coprophila strain Holo2 chromosome IV unlocalized genomic scaffold, BU_Bcop_v1 contig_81, whole genome shotgun sequence genome has a window encoding:
- the LOC119072194 gene encoding gastrula zinc finger protein XlCGF57.1-like isoform X1, translated as MKKTKTDKTQTKCQLTRKRQSLRTKTNTTLNSEQSVSSSNEPNANENAQNLSNVVEDVARKPRKKYQCEVCQKEFGYSNDLRKHLRIHLDERPFSCTQCDKTFRQAGCLKNHIACQHGTDISYTCDYCTKSFPIKERLRLHLRIHSGFKPYHCFICLKKFARGGQVTQHMVSHANSKKVGCSKCPATFTNTANLRSHLKAHYGIKDCCCEICGKTFLRIDALKKHINSYHKNVKSFTCGICKRSFKGHLTQHLQTHEQHKIYACTVCNATFAQNSQLKVHSRVHSGERPFRCMVCLKSFGHSSVLRLHVRKHTGEKPFSCPICNESTFSQLPHLKTHMRAIHNKLESYLCRTCNTFFRTKIELQQHNDMKHRSIEDEDPENSYDSHGQYLDTTTTARALTRIRLLVAVLLKRISTPQRLKQLGFEKRLIDNVLISALKTSGQPCCEDDQTETEKLRANVSHFLKWTVPEKLMKDYERQRKSVDEVLEELAMKNFNGK; from the exons atgaaaaaaacgaaaaccgaCAAAACTCAAACCAAATGTCAATTAACTCGTAAACGACAGTCATTGAGAACTAAAACCAATACAACGCTCAACAGCGAACAATCCGTATCGTCATCGAACGAACCAAATGCTAATGAGAACGCACAAAATTTGTCCAACGTTGTCGAAGACGTTGCCCGAAAACCACGGAAAAAATATCAGTGCGAAGTGTGCCAAAAAGAATTCGGCTACAGCAACGATTTGCGAAAACACTTGAGAATTCATTTGGACGAACGACCGTTTTCTTGTACGCAATGCGATAAAACATTTCGCCAGGCTGGGTGCCTTAAAAATCATATTGCGTGTCAACACGGCACAGACATTAGTTACACTTGTGATTACTGCACAAAATCGTTTCCTATCAAAGAGCGCCTTAGACTCCATTTGCGTATACACTCCGGTTTCAAGCCGTATCATTGCTTTATTTGTCTGAAAAAGTTTGCGAGGGGTGGTCAG GTTACTCAACATATGGTCTCACATGCAAATTCGAAAAAAGTTGGATGCTCGAAGTGTCCGGCAACATTTACAAATACGGCAAATTTACGAAGTCATCTGAAGGCTCACTATGGCATTAAGGATTGCTGTTGTGAAATTTGTGGGAAG ACGTTTCTACGAATCGATGCGCTGAAGAAGCACATCAACAGCTACCataaaaatgtcaaatcaTTCACTTGTGGCATTTGCAAGCGATCGTTCAAAGGTCATTTAACACAGCATCTGCAAACACATGAACAACACAAAATCTACGCTTGTACCGTTTGCAATGCAACATTTGCCCAAAACTCTCAATTGAAGGTCCATTCAAGGGTTCATTCAGGAGAGCGTCCGTTCCGCTGTATG GTGTGCCTCAAGTCCTTTGGTCATTCGAGTGTGTTGAGATTACACGTCCGAAAACACACCGGAGAGAAGCCCTTCTCCTGCCCGATTTGCAACGAATCGACATTTTCTCAACTTCCCCACCTGAAAACACACATGCGTGCCATTCACAACAAGCTTGAATCGTACCTTTGCCGAACGTGTAATACGTTTTTCCGCACAAAAATAGAATTACAACAACACAACGACATGAAGCATCGCTCAATAGAAGATGAAGATCCGGAAAACAGCTACGACAGCCATGGACAGTACCTCGATACGACAACAACAGCTAGAGCCTTGACGCGTATTCGGCTGCTGGTGGCAGTACTGCTGAAGAGGATATCAACTCCACAACGATTGAAGCAATTGGGATTCGAGAAGCGGTTGATAGACAACGTCCTTATTTCTGCATTGAAAACGTCAGGTCAACCGTGTTGCGAAGATGATCAAACGGAAACGGAGAAACTACGAGCGAATGTGAGCCACTTTTTGAAGTGGACGGTGCcggaaaaattgatgaaagaCTACGAACGACAACGTAAAAGTGTTGATGAGGTTCTTGAAGAGTTAGcgatgaaaaatttcaatgggAAATGA
- the LOC119072194 gene encoding gastrula zinc finger protein XlCGF17.1-like isoform X2 has protein sequence MVSHANSKKVGCSKCPATFTNTANLRSHLKAHYGIKDCCCEICGKTFLRIDALKKHINSYHKNVKSFTCGICKRSFKGHLTQHLQTHEQHKIYACTVCNATFAQNSQLKVHSRVHSGERPFRCMVCLKSFGHSSVLRLHVRKHTGEKPFSCPICNESTFSQLPHLKTHMRAIHNKLESYLCRTCNTFFRTKIELQQHNDMKHRSIEDEDPENSYDSHGQYLDTTTTARALTRIRLLVAVLLKRISTPQRLKQLGFEKRLIDNVLISALKTSGQPCCEDDQTETEKLRANVSHFLKWTVPEKLMKDYERQRKSVDEVLEELAMKNFNGK, from the exons ATGGTCTCACATGCAAATTCGAAAAAAGTTGGATGCTCGAAGTGTCCGGCAACATTTACAAATACGGCAAATTTACGAAGTCATCTGAAGGCTCACTATGGCATTAAGGATTGCTGTTGTGAAATTTGTGGGAAG ACGTTTCTACGAATCGATGCGCTGAAGAAGCACATCAACAGCTACCataaaaatgtcaaatcaTTCACTTGTGGCATTTGCAAGCGATCGTTCAAAGGTCATTTAACACAGCATCTGCAAACACATGAACAACACAAAATCTACGCTTGTACCGTTTGCAATGCAACATTTGCCCAAAACTCTCAATTGAAGGTCCATTCAAGGGTTCATTCAGGAGAGCGTCCGTTCCGCTGTATG GTGTGCCTCAAGTCCTTTGGTCATTCGAGTGTGTTGAGATTACACGTCCGAAAACACACCGGAGAGAAGCCCTTCTCCTGCCCGATTTGCAACGAATCGACATTTTCTCAACTTCCCCACCTGAAAACACACATGCGTGCCATTCACAACAAGCTTGAATCGTACCTTTGCCGAACGTGTAATACGTTTTTCCGCACAAAAATAGAATTACAACAACACAACGACATGAAGCATCGCTCAATAGAAGATGAAGATCCGGAAAACAGCTACGACAGCCATGGACAGTACCTCGATACGACAACAACAGCTAGAGCCTTGACGCGTATTCGGCTGCTGGTGGCAGTACTGCTGAAGAGGATATCAACTCCACAACGATTGAAGCAATTGGGATTCGAGAAGCGGTTGATAGACAACGTCCTTATTTCTGCATTGAAAACGTCAGGTCAACCGTGTTGCGAAGATGATCAAACGGAAACGGAGAAACTACGAGCGAATGTGAGCCACTTTTTGAAGTGGACGGTGCcggaaaaattgatgaaagaCTACGAACGACAACGTAAAAGTGTTGATGAGGTTCTTGAAGAGTTAGcgatgaaaaatttcaatgggAAATGA
- the LOC119072195 gene encoding uncharacterized protein LOC119072195, with product MSSPIPLLKDDNVIIGDGIHATEQVQSQNATSGQENSKVGGTKNDDTTISAHEPVKEVNKSDPSTSAAARATVSSVRQFDDEESEETMSTPSTSTVSIEAVESPEPKPTGSADVSTGRILLKRRRSRISMPAVSVAEEVDSAPPSAKKRSQKKQMVALFLESDYPRRK from the exons ATGTCGTCTCCAATACCTCTTCTTAAAGATGACAATGTCATAATTGGGGATGGTATT CATGCGACGGAGCAAGTTCAGAGCCAAAACGCAACGTCAGGTCAAGAAAATAGCAAGGTTGGTGGTACTAAAAATGATGACACTACAATAAGTGCTCACGAACCAGTTAAAGAAGTTAATAAATCCGATCCGTCGACTTCTGCTGCAGCAAGGGCTACGGTTTCATCAGTTCGACAATTTGATGATGAAGAAAGTGAAGAGACTATG AGTACGCCATCCACATCTACTGTTTCAATTGAAGCAGTTGAATCTCCCGAACCAAAACCTACTGGATCTGCAGACGTGTCGACAGGAAGAATACTTTTGAAGCGTCGACGTTCGCGTATAAGCATGCCAGCTGTAAGTGTCGCTGAAGAAGTGGACTCGGCACCACCTTCGGCCAAAAAACGAAGTCAGAAGAAGCAAATGGTTGCCCTATTCTTGGAATCGGATTATCCACGCAGAAAATAG
- the LOC119072197 gene encoding GSK3-beta interaction protein, which translates to MSSNLPHFDTASDSPEPLLEWQDEAAAIIKDVENHVKHIQISSKLQSSKTEIFLNLTTLEEATFCIRISTEGFQIVGQLYDTIGSNDNTAVTYETPYALLNSVSERYVQSFGNGLTAALEKLISNE; encoded by the coding sequence ATGTCATCCAATCTACCGCATTTTGATACAGCTTCCGACTCACCCGAACCACTTCTGGAATGGCAGGACGAAGCGGCAGCAATTATAAAAGACGTTGAAAATCATGTGAAGCACATTCAAATATCGTCGAAATTGCAATCCAgcaaaaccgaaattttccTCAACCTAACCACACTGGAAGAAGCAACATTTTGTATTCGAATATCTACGGAAGGATTTCAAATTGTCGGTCAGTTGTATGACACCATTGGATCAAATGACAATACAGCCGTGACCTATGAGACTCCATACGCACTGTTAAACAGTGTAAGTGAACGATATGTTCAATCGTTTGGCAATGGTTTAACAGCAGCTCTGGAAAAGCTGATTTCTAATGAATAA
- the LOC119072189 gene encoding ATP-dependent RNA helicase Ddx1 yields MTAFEEFGVLPEIAKAVDEMEWTLPTDVQAEAIPLILGGGDVLMAAETGSGKTGAFCLPILQIVWETLKDLADGKGAKGAVSAAIPSWTMSFFDRGNALAVTPDGLRCQSREFKEWHGCRSTTGVKGTGKYYFEAIVTDEGLCRVGWSTDQANLDLGTDKFSFGFGGTGRKSHNKQFDPYGEEFGMHDVIGCCLDLQNYEVRFTKNDKDLGVAFSIPNNLRNSTFYPAVVLKNAEMQFNFGATEFKHKIPNGYVAVSKVDPKNVVQNPRASNSGSGQDFVPKPNAPQAIIIEPSRELAEQTLNQIVKFKKFLKDPLVRELLIIGGVNVRDQLSVLQQGVDILVATPGRLDDLIGGGQVSLTHCRFFVLDEADGLLSAGYLNMIENLHKQIPKITVDGRRLQMIVCSATLHSFDVKKMAEKLMHFPTWVDLKGEDAVPETVHHVVTMVDPQKDLSWHNMKRHIQTDGVHNNDNVRPGNNTAETFSEAVKMLKAEYLIQAIEEHKMDRALLFCRTKVDCDNLENYLKQVGGQKYSCVCLHGDRNPKERKANLESFKASKVKFLICTDVAARGLDISGLPFVVNFTLPDEKSNYVHRIGRVGRAERMGLAISLVATVPEKVWYHGQWCNSRGKNCWNTNLTDVKGCCMWYNEKNYLADIEDHLNITIQQVDKNMKVPLNEFDGKVVYGEKLQNSGTGYKDHVAQMTSVLSRLSDLESKAQTMFLKRFL; encoded by the exons ATGACGGCTTTTGAAG AATTTGGTGTCCTGCCTGAAATTGCAAAGGCTGTCGATGAAATGGAATGGAC ACTTCCTACCGACGTGCAAGCAGAAGCTATTCCATTAATTCTAGGCGGTGGTGATGTGTTGATGGCTGCTGAAACCGGCAGTGGAAAGACT GGAGCATTCTGTTTACCGATTCTTCAAATTGTGTGGGAAACACTCAAAGATTTGGCAGATGGTAAGGGAGCAAAAGGTGCCGTGTCGGCGGCAATACCTTCGTGGACAATGTCATTTTTCGACCGTGGCAATGCATTAGCTGTCACGCCTGATGGTCTGAGATGCCAGTCCCGGGAATTTAAAGAGTGGCATGGATGTCGCAGTACTACTGGTGTAAAAg GCACAGGAAAGTACTACTTTGAGGCTATCGTTACTGACGAGGGTCTCTGCCGTGTCGGTTGGTCCACTGACCAGGCCAATCTTGACTTAGGTACAGATAAGTTCAGTTTCGGTTTCGGCGGAACTGGTAGAAAGTCGCACAACAAGCAATTCGATCCGTACGGTGAGGAGTTCGGAATGCATGATGTTATCGGATGCTGCCTTGATCTCCAGAATTATGAAGTTCGATTCACGAAAAATGACAAAGATCTGGGCGTTGCATTTTCCATACCGAATAATCTACGAAACTCAACGTTCTATCCGGCGGTTGTGCTAAAAAACGCCGAGATGCAATTCAACTTTGGTGCCACCGAattcaaacataaaattcCGAATGGGTATGTGGCTGTGTCGAAAGTCGACCCGAagaatgtcgttcaaaatcCTCGTGCTTCGAATTCGGGAAGTGGACAAGACTTTGTACCGAAGCCGAATGCACCGCAAGCCATTATCATTGAACCATCTCGTGAATTGGCCGAGCAGACGCTCAATCAAATcgttaaatttaagaaatttttgaaagatcCTCTGGTCCGAGAACTACTTATAATTGGAGGTGTTAATGTTCGTGATCAGTTGTCAGTTTTGCAGCAAGGTGTCGACATTCTG GTGGCTACGCCAGGTCGATTGGACGATTTGATAGGTGGTGGACAGGTTTCACTGACTCACTGTCGATTCTTTGTATTGGATGAAGCCGATGGTCTTCTAAGTGCTGGTTACTTGAACATGATCGAAAATTTGCATAAGCAAATTCCCAAAATAACCGTTGATGGACGTCGACTGCAAATGATCGTTTGCAGTGCCACATTACATTCGTTCGATGTGAAAAAGATGGCAGAGAAATTGATGCATTTTCCCACTTGGGTTGATTTGAAAGGCGAGGATGCTGTTCCAG AAACGGTTCATCACGTTGTCACCATGGTCGATCCACAAAAGGACTTATCGTGGCACAACATGAAGCGACACATCCAAACTGATGGAGTGCACAACAATGATAATGTTCGGCCTGGCAACAATACGGCAGAAACATTTTCCGAGGCAGTTAAAATGCTCAAGGCGGAATACTTGATCCAAGCCATAGAAGAGCATAAAATGGATCGGGCGCTTCTGTTTTGCCGTACGAAAGTGGATTGTGACAATTTGGAGAATTATTTGAAACAGGTTGGCGGTCAGAAATATTCTTGTGTGTGTTTGCATGGTGACCGGAATCCCAAAGAACGGAAAGCAAATTTGGAATCGTTCAAGGCGTCtaaggtcaaatttttgatttgcaCCGATGTTGCAGCCAGAGGTCTGGATATTTCGGGTCTACCGTTCG TCGTCAACTTTACCCTTCCCGATGAAAAATCCAATTACGTCCATCGAATCGGTCGTGTTGGACGTGCTGAACGAATGGGTCTTGCTATTAGTCTTGTCGCTACGGTTCCCGAAAAG GTATGGTATCATGGACAATGGTGCAATTCCCGTGGCAAAAACTGCTGGAATACAAACCTAACAGATGTGAAAGGATGTTGCATGTGGTACAACGAAAAGAAT TATTTGGCTGATATAGAAGATCATCTGAATATAACCATTCAGCAAGTGGACAAAAACATGAAGGTGCCACTGAACGAGTTTGATGGCAAA GTGGTCTACGGtgaaaaacttcaaaattcCGGCACTGGCTACAAGGACCACGTAGCGCAGATGACCAGCGTTTTGTCACGTCTCTCTGATTTGGAGTCGAAGGCTCAGACGATGTTCTTGAAGAGATTTCTGTAG